One Silene latifolia isolate original U9 population chromosome 4, ASM4854445v1, whole genome shotgun sequence DNA segment encodes these proteins:
- the LOC141653655 gene encoding LOW QUALITY PROTEIN: uncharacterized protein LOC141653655 (The sequence of the model RefSeq protein was modified relative to this genomic sequence to represent the inferred CDS: deleted 1 base in 1 codon), producing MSPASEKTGDDVFEDEKKPTYTIDEYLQGIEDRELEAEMVLGGDYGDMCTYEKGYMKRQALFSCLTCTPEGNAWDLTACTLSCHEGHEILELWTKRNFRCDCGNSKFGNFICKLQASKDLENVDNSYNHNFKGTYCTCDRPYPDPDVEDEEEMVQCCICEDWFHREHLGLESSETIPIDEEGQALYEDLICQGCSAACSFLTLYPQSIFVAPKKLDVETNDEKGKGKEMVDEASSGCASPGKNEVASSDPPEPYGIAANILSGNIPSTEVLVSSEISRKDLSLKNCSHDSSSGTACQLGIDLGDATRVLNNNKTMFLNKDWRYLLCRCDKCSNFYKQKSVSFLLDKDDSIAEYEDQAKKRREERLQQQEQNSVNMFNNLGHVEKVEIMSGIADMQSEIGNFLASRDNSEAVTPADVYQLFENLKNKRRRQI from the exons ATGTCACCTGCATCGGAAAAAACCGGAGACGATGTATTCGAAGATGAGAAGAAGCCTACTTACACCATTGATGAGTATCTTCAAGGCATTGAAGATCGCGAGCTT GAAGCTGAGATGGTGTTAGGAGGTGACTATGGAGACATGTGCACGTATGAAAAAGGTTATATGAAAAGGCAGGCATTATTCTCTTGTTTGACGTGCACCCCCGAAGGAAATGCT TGGGATCTGACCGCTTGCACCCTGTCGTGCCATGAAGGACATGAG ATATTGGAGCTCTGGACAAAGAGGAACTTTAGGTGTGATTGTGGAAATTCCAAGTTTGGTAACTTCATCTGCAAGCTTCAGGCAAGTAAAGACTTGGAAAATGTGGATAACTCATACAATCATAATTTTAAAGGTACATACTGTACCTGTGATCGACCATATCCTGATCCAGATGTTGAAGATGAGGAGGAGATGGTACAGTGTTGCATATGTGAGGATTGGTTTCACCGGGAACACCTTGGTCTGGAGTCCTCTGAAACG ATTCCAATAGACGAGGAAGGACAAGCTCTGTATGAGGATCTTATATGCCAGGGCTGCTCAGCGGCCTGTTCTTTCTTGACCCTTTATCCCCAGAGCATCTTTGTGGCACCTAAGAAGCTTGATGTGGAAACAAATGatgagaaagggaaagggaaagagatGGTTGATGAAGCTTCTTCAGGTTGTGCTAGTCCTGGCAAGAATGAGGTTGCGAGTTCCGACCCTCCGGAGCCTTATGGCATTGCTGCTAACATTCTGTCAGGAAATATCCCTAGTACTGAAGTATTGGTTTCTTCAGAAATTTCTAGAAAAGATTTGAGCCTGAAAAACTGCAGCCATGATAGCAGTTCGGGTACAGCCTGCCAGCTTGGTATTGATCTTGGGGATGCGACCCGAGTTCTGAACAATAATAAGACTATGTTCCTGAATAAGGACTGGAGATACCTCCTATGCCGATGTGATAAATGTTCGAATTTCTACAAGCAGAAAAGTGTCAGTTTCCTGCTTGACAAGGATGATTCAATTGCAGAGTATGAGGATCAAGCAAAGAAGAGAAGGGAAGAAAGGTTGCAGCAACAGGAGCAAAACTCAGTTAATATGTTCAATAACCTTGGTCACGTTGAAAAAGTGGAGATAATGAGTGGTATTGCGGACATGCAAAGTGAGATAGGAAATTTCTTG GCAAGTCGTGACAATTCAGAGGCTGTTACGCCTGCTGATGTCTATCAGCTCTTTGAAAATCTCAAAAACAAACGCCGCCGCCAAATATGA
- the LOC141653658 gene encoding uncharacterized protein LOC141653658 isoform X2, which translates to MGDGPRYIEIIPDYFESPTSATSSPLDSDYSPSCEDLSHTSTSGTISHFQKNSITSPKNHNISYRKKFRTASFMLRLFSLKGLRNGEEKVELTAVELESLRSELKDVEEREAHLKAQAEHLDELLRWSRLSGYLYMRTRWAALPGELPPIDDCDVDDWIPRFTVLQGPCLFFYLSSTDLSPLDSTLLSDVIEVDQLPSFIRENEDIWHCFYIVTRHGLRIECSSVSKIQVDSWLRALREDCKLETIYRSASRVAKSLLSSSKNTSHFLPGRVVAATAAVSLRGKAQYLASLGRANASASWLSSALALPVAAFMLQDQEAQAAEMERTFIAIKPDGVQRGLISEIVARFERKGFKLVAIKVVVPSKQFAQKHYHDLSARPFFNGLCDFLSSGPVVAMVWEGEGVIRYGRKLIGATDPQKSEPGTIRGDLAVVVGRNIIHGSDGPETAKDEINLWFKPEELVTYTSNAEKWIYGNN; encoded by the exons ATGGGTGATGGTCCTAGGTACATTGAAATCATACCAGATTACTTTGAGAGTCCAACTTCTGCAACCAGTTCCCCTTTAGATTCTGATTATTCACCATCTTGTGAGGATTTGTCCCATACATCGACATCTGGCACCATTTCTCactttcaaaaaaattcaatcaCATCACCAAAGAATCACAACATCTCTTACAG GAAAAAGTTTAGAACTGCTTCATTCATGTTGAGGTTATTTAGTTTGAAAGGACTACGCAACGGTGAAGAAAAG GTTGAACTAACTGCAGTAGAACTAGAATCCCTTCGTTCCGAACTTAAAGATGTAGAAGAAAGAGAGGCTCACTTGAAAGCGCA GGCGGAGCATCTTGATGAACTTTTGAGGTGGTCTCGTCTTTCGGGATACTTGTATATGCGAACG AGATGGGCTGCATTACCAGGAGAACTGCCCCCGATTGATGATTGTGACGTTGATGACTGGATCCCACGTTTCACTGTCTTGCAAGGACCATGTCTTTTCTTTTATCTTTCATCGACAG ATTTAAGTCCTTTGGATTCAACTCTTCTTTCCGACGTTATTGAAGTAGATCAATTACCAAGTTTCATTAGAGAGAATGAAGACATTTGGCATTGCTTTTACATTGTGACTCGTCATGGACTCAGGATAGAATGTTCTAGTGTTTCCAAAATACAG GTTGATTCTTGGTTGCGAGCTTTGCGGGAAGATTGCAAGCTTGAAACT ATTTACAGATCTGCTTCAAGGGTTGCTAAATCCCTTCTTTCTTCTTCTAAAAACACCTCTCACTTCCTCCCTG GACGAGTGGTAGCTGCTACTGCCGCTGTTTCCTTAAGAGGGAAAGCACAGTACTTGGCGTCACTAGGAAGAGCCAATGCATCTGCTTCATGGTTGTCATCTGCTTTGGCTTTGCCAGTAGCAG CTTTCATGCTTCAGGACCAGGAGGCGCAAGCTGCAGAG ATGGAGCGCACTTTCATTGCCATCAAACCCGACGGAGTTCAAAGAGGACTG ATCTCTGAAATTGTAGCACGTTTTGAACGTAAAGGTTTCAAGCTTGTTGCAATCAAGGTTGTTGTCCCTTCAAAGCAATTTGCACAGAAGCACTATCACGACCTTAGTGCGAGACCTTTCTTCAATGGCCTCTGTGATTTCTTGAGCTCTGGCCCTGTTGTTGCAATG GTTTGGGAAGGTGAGGGCGTGATCAGATACGGCAGAAAACTGATAGGAGCCACCGATCCCCAAAAATCGGAGCCAGGAACTATCAGAGGAGATCTTGCTGTAGTGGTTGGAAG AAACATTATCCATGGAAGTGACGGCCCAGAAACTGCCAAGGACGAGATTAACTTGTGGTTCAAGCCTGAGGAATTGGTCACTTACACAAGCAACGCCGAGAAGTGGATCTATGGAAACAACTAA
- the LOC141653658 gene encoding nucleoside diphosphate kinase 4, chloroplastic isoform X1 — protein sequence MRSQIYRSASRVAKSLLSSSKNTSHFLPEGRVVAATAAVSLRGKAQYLASLGRANASASWLSSALALPVAAFMLQDQEAQAAEMERTFIAIKPDGVQRGLISEIVARFERKGFKLVAIKVVVPSKQFAQKHYHDLSARPFFNGLCDFLSSGPVVAMVWEGEGVIRYGRKLIGATDPQKSEPGTIRGDLAVVVGRNIIHGSDGPETAKDEINLWFKPEELVTYTSNAEKWIYGNN from the exons ATGAGGTCTCAGATTTACAGATCTGCTTCAAGGGTTGCTAAATCCCTTCTTTCTTCTTCTAAAAACACCTCTCACTTCCTCCCTG AAGGACGAGTGGTAGCTGCTACTGCCGCTGTTTCCTTAAGAGGGAAAGCACAGTACTTGGCGTCACTAGGAAGAGCCAATGCATCTGCTTCATGGTTGTCATCTGCTTTGGCTTTGCCAGTAGCAG CTTTCATGCTTCAGGACCAGGAGGCGCAAGCTGCAGAG ATGGAGCGCACTTTCATTGCCATCAAACCCGACGGAGTTCAAAGAGGACTG ATCTCTGAAATTGTAGCACGTTTTGAACGTAAAGGTTTCAAGCTTGTTGCAATCAAGGTTGTTGTCCCTTCAAAGCAATTTGCACAGAAGCACTATCACGACCTTAGTGCGAGACCTTTCTTCAATGGCCTCTGTGATTTCTTGAGCTCTGGCCCTGTTGTTGCAATG GTTTGGGAAGGTGAGGGCGTGATCAGATACGGCAGAAAACTGATAGGAGCCACCGATCCCCAAAAATCGGAGCCAGGAACTATCAGAGGAGATCTTGCTGTAGTGGTTGGAAG AAACATTATCCATGGAAGTGACGGCCCAGAAACTGCCAAGGACGAGATTAACTTGTGGTTCAAGCCTGAGGAATTGGTCACTTACACAAGCAACGCCGAGAAGTGGATCTATGGAAACAACTAA